From a single Arachis hypogaea cultivar Tifrunner chromosome 3, arahy.Tifrunner.gnm2.J5K5, whole genome shotgun sequence genomic region:
- the LOC112789760 gene encoding probable protein phosphatase 2C 52 has product MGCCVSTSSKSTCSSRSNGEMANPSCLEIGCCVHKKARRTFSDHVISLHHLASLPSRIFTNGKSRASCIFTQQGRKGINQDAMIVWEDFMSEDMTFCGVFDGHGPHGHLVARKVRDALPLKLLSFLHSSESKRNGSGKACFKGNVKPDNGDSQSQKDLSAEDKLNSTWREAFMKAYKSMDKELRSHPNLDCFCSGSTAVTIVKQGSNLFMGYIGDSRAVMGSKDSNDSMVAIQLTIDLKPDLPREAERIKRCKGRVFALQDEPEVPRVWLPFDDAPGLAMARAFGDFCLKEYGVISIPEFSHRLLTDKDQFVVLASDGVWDVLSNEEVVEIVSSAPTRSSAARILVDAAAREWKLKYPTSKMDDCAVVCLFLDGKMDTESDYDEQGFSSATLQSNHSGNPVESDDGLKSEPSLQRNFTVRSSEENEPNNGVQSIDVEDGASSADDQNWSGLEGVTRVNSLVQLPRFSEERPKS; this is encoded by the exons ATGGGGTGTTGTGTCTCAACTAGTAGTAAGAGTACTTGTAGCAGCCGGAGCAATGGAGAGATGGCGAATCCATCTTGCTTAGAAATCGGATGCTGTGTGCATAAGAAAGCAAGGAGAACCTTCTCTGATCATGTTATTTCACTACACcatttggcgtcgttgccgagcAGGATTTTCACTAATGGAAAGAGTAGAGCTTCTTGCATATTTACGCAGCAGGGTCGCAAAGGGATCAATCAGGATGCAATGATTGTGTGGGAA GATTTTATGTCTGAAGATATGACCTTTTGTGGTGTCTTCGATGGCCACGGTCCACATGGTCATCTCGTTGCGCGCAAAGTGAGGGACGCCTTGCCTTTGAAATTGCTCTCATTTCTGCATTCTTCTGAATCGAAGCGAAACGGATCAGGTAAAGCTTGCTTCAAGGGGAATGTAAAACCGGACAATGGAGACTCTCAGAGTCAGAAGGATTTATCAGCCGAGGATAAACTGAATTCAACATGGAGAGAGGCTTTCATGAAGGCATATAAGTCTATGGACAAAGAGCTCAGGTCTCATCCGAATTTGGACTGCTTTTGTAGTGGGAGCACGGCTGTCACTATAGTGAAGCAG GGCTCAAACTTGTTCATGGGATATATCGGGGATTCTCGAGCAGTTATGGGATCCAAGGACAGCAATGACTCCATGGTGGCAATTCAGTTGACCATTGATTTGAAGCCCGATTTGCCAA GAGAAGCAGAAAGAATTAAACGGTGCAAGGGAAGGGTGTTTGCTTTGCAAGATGAGCCTGAGGTGCCAAGGGTATGGTTGCCTTTTGATGACGCACCGGGATTAGCGATGGCTAGAGCATTCGGAGATTTCTGCTTGAAGGAGTATGGTGTGATTTCCATACCTGAATTTTCTCACCGGCTGCTTACTGACAAAGATCAGTTTGTTGTTCTTGCCTCAGATGGT GTCTGGGATGTTTTAAGCAATGAAGAGGTGGTTGAGATAGTATCTTCGGCACCAACACGGTCATCAGCCGCAAGGATTCTGGTAGATGCTGCAGCCCGGGAGTGGAAACTTAAGTATCCGACTTCAAAGATGGACGACTGTGCCGTGGTCTGCCTATTTTTGGACGGTAAAATGGACACAGAATCCGACTATGACGAACAAGGCTTCTCTTCTGCAACCCTCCAGAGCAATCATTCTGGAAACCCGGTCGAGTCAGACGACGGCCTAAAATCCGAGCCATCTTTGCAGAGGAACTTCACAGTTAGATCCTCAGAAGAAAATGAGCCTAATAATGGAGTACAATCCATTGATGTTGAAGATGGAGCATCATCAGCTGATGATCAAAATTGGTCAGGTTTGGAGGGTGTTACTCGTGTGAACTCATTGGTCCAACTACCTAGATTTTCAGAGGAAAGGCCAAAATCATGA